One Astyanax mexicanus isolate ESR-SI-001 chromosome 3, AstMex3_surface, whole genome shotgun sequence genomic region harbors:
- the slc30a8 gene encoding zinc transporter 8 isoform X1: MFKSDPEKALLVKDKAANMYTITMESVSSGDMVLKDSKHCHDSSRAFEDREKEKKVARKRLYIVSVVCLVFMVGEILGGYFAGSLAVMTDAAHLLVDFTSFIISLCSLWLSSRPATHTLNYGWHRAEILGALLSVFTIWLVTGVLVYLAVERLISDDYEIEGTVMLITSGCAVLANIIMALTLHQSGHAHSHGGLSSQGHGHSHSGAHSHEKKNGHSHAYANGDSHNPENKTTGKKTQENASVRAAFVHVIGDLLQSISVLVSALIIFFRPEYKMADPICTFLFSLFVLGTTFTIMRDILVVLMEGTPAGVDYREVRERLLSVKGVKAVHNLHIWALTMNQAVLSAHVAIDDATEPQVVLREITQSCFTTYSFHSVTIQLEQQEDQRPDCTLCQDPKN; encoded by the exons TGTGTCTTCAGGGGACATGGTGCTGAAGGACAGTAAGCACTGTCATGACAGCAGTCGTGCCTTTGaggacagagagaaggagaagaaagtGGCCAGGAAGCGTCTCTACATCGTCTCGGTGGTCTGTCTGGTCTTCATGGTGGGAGAGATCTTAG gtGGGTACTTTGCTGGTAGTCTGGCTGTGATGACGGATGCTGCCCACCTGCTGGTGGACTTTACCAGTTTCATCATCAGCCTGTGCTCCCTGTGGCTGTCATCCAGGcctgctacacacacactcaactacGGCTGGCATCGAGCAG AGATCCTGGGCGCTCTCCTTTCCGTCTTCACCATCTGGTTGGTGACTGGTGTGCTGGTGTACTTGGCAGTAGAGCGTCTTATCAGTGATGATTATGAAATCGAGGGCACTGTCATGCTCATCACCTCTGGCTGCGCTGTGCTGGCCAACATCAT AATGGCTCTCACTTTGCACCAGTCAGGACATGCCCACAGTCATGGTGGCCTCAGCTCTCAAGGACATGGTCACAGCCATAGTGGTGCCCACAGCCATGAGAAGAAGAATGGTCACTCCCATGCATATGCTAATGGTGACTCCCACAATCCGGAAAACAAAACGACTGGAAAGAAGACTCAGGAGAATGCCAGTGTGAGGGCAGCCTTCGTGCATGTGATCGGTGACCTTCTGCAGAGCATCAGTGTACTCGTTAGCGCCCTCATCATCTTCTTCAGG CCTGAGTACAAGATGGCAGATCCAATCTGCACCTTCCTGTTCTCACTGTTCGTCCTGGGCACCACCTTCACCATCATGAGGGACATCCTGGTGGTCCTAATGGAAG gaACTCCAGCAGGTGTGGACTATAGGGAGGTGAGAGAGCGACTGCTCTCTGTGAAGGGAGTAAAAGCAGTCCACAACCTGCACATCTGGGCCTTGACCATGAACCAGGCTGTTCTCTCTGCCCATGTGGCTATAG ACGACGCCACAGAGCCGCAGGTTGTGCTGAGAGAGATCACCCAGTCCTGCTTCACCACTTACAGCTTCCACTCCGTCACCATCCAGCTGGAGCAACAGGAGGACCAGAGGCCTGACTGCACCCTCTGTCAGGACCCCAAAAACTGA